The genomic DNA GCCGTCCATGATAATGGCCAGGTGACGGGGCAGCATGGGAAGTTCGTTGTTCATGAGACCTCAGCCTGCACGGTATGGGCGCGGCGTCCCCGGCGACCGTCGGCCGCCGCGAACGCCGCGCCACATGAAGAGACAAGATGCGAGCGCGCCGCAGGCCGTCCGCCGCCGCACGGCGCGGGCCATGCCGCCGGGGGATTCAGGCGGCGCAAAGCCCCGGCGCGGGGTCGCCGCCCAGGCTCGCGGCGCTAGATATCCATAATTTCCTTTTCTTTGGCCGCGCATTTTTTGTCGGCCTCGGCCACATATTTGTCCGTGAGCTTCTGCACGTCGTCCGTGGCCTTTTTCTGCGCGTCCTCGGTGATGGTTTTGTCTTTTTCCAGCTTTTTCAGCCCGTCGTTGGCATCGCGGCGCACGTTGCGCACGGCCACTTTGGCGTCTTCAGTGTACTTGCGGGCCACCTTGACCAGATCCTTGCGGCGTTCTTCCGTCAGGGGCGGCAGCACGATGCGGATGGTGCGGCCATCGTTGACAGGGGTGAGACCCAGGTCGGACTTGAGGATGGCTTTTTCCACCACGGCGAGGCCGCCTTTGTCCCAGGGCTGGATGGTGAGCGTGCGGCTGTCCGGCACGGCCACCGAGGCCATCTGGCTGATGGGCGTGGGCGTGCCGTAGTAGTCGGCGCGGATGCCGTCCACCAGGGCGGTGGTGGCGCGGCCGGTGCGCAGTTTGGCAAATTCGCGCTCCAGCGCGGTCAGGGCCTTTTCCATGCGTTCTTCGGCGTCCAGAAGAATGCTGTCAGTATCCATCAATGGTCTCCTTGAAGAGGGCTGTGCGGCCTAATTGTGGACGATGGTGCCCACGGCTTCGCCCAGCAGCACGCGCCGGATGTCGCCGCCGAACATGCGGCAAACGATGATGGGCACGTTGTTGTCGCGCACCAGGGCGAAGGCCGTGGCGTCCATAACGCCCAGATGGCGGGCCAGGGTCTCGTCGTAGCTCAGGCTGGCGTATTTGACGGCGTCGGCGTGCTGGGTCGGATCTTTGTCATAAATGCCGTCCACCTTGGTGGCCTTGATGATGGCGTCGCACTTGAGCTCCATGCCGCGCAGGGCCGCCGTGGTGTCGGTGGTGAAGTAGGGGTTGCCCGTGCCCGCGGCGCAGATGACCACCCGGCCTTTTTCCATATGACGCAAGGCACGGCGGCGGATGAAGGGCTCGCAGACCTCCTGCATGGTAATGGCCGAAAGCACGCGGGTGGGGTAGCCGTGCTTTTCCAGCATGTCCTGCACGGCCAGGGCGTTGAGCACCGTGGCCAGCATGCCCATATAATCCGCGGAGGAGCGTTCCATGCCCTTGGCCGAGCCGGAAAGCCCCCGAAAGATGTTGCCCCCGCCGATGACCAGGGCCATTTCCACGCCCATTTCGAGCACCGTGCCCAGTTCGCGGCAGACGGCGTCCACCGTTTCAGGGTCAATGCCGGTTTTGTGTTCGCCCGCCAGGGCCTCGCCGCTCAGTTTGAGCAGCACGCGCTTGTATTTGAGTGGGGCCATGCTACCGCCTTGGGATGGTGCTGGAGGGTTGGAGCACGGCGCGCGCCCACAGGCGGGCCACGCCGCAACGGGTCAGTCATAGCAGAAAACGCGCCGGCCTCAAAGCCTTTTTGCGGGCGGCTCCGGCCCGGCGGCCGGGGCGGGGCCGCCGTTTGCCAGGGGCCAGGGCTGCGCCGCAAACGGCACGCTGCGGGCTATGGCGGCCAGGGCCGCGTGCGTTTCCGCGGCCATGTGGGGCGAAAACACGAGTTTGAAGAGGGCCGTATCCGTTTCCAGCGCCGTAAAATAGGCCAGGTTGTCGTAGGCTTCCAGCAGGCGGCGAAAGAGGCCCGCATGCTCCGGGGCCATGCGCAGCAAAAGGCAGGCGCTGCGCCGGGGCGCGGCGGGCGCGGCCGGACGCGGGCGGCGCTGCGCCTGCAGGGCCGGGGGCGTCGGCTTCGGCGGGGCTTCCGCGCCCGTGGCGGGCTCCGGCGCTGCAAGCGGCAAAGGGCGGCAGGTCATAACGGCGTGATTCCGATCAGTAAAATCCCAGCCAACGGGCGGCGATCACCAAAGCGAGGCCGAAGGCGATGGTGAGAAAGTAGTTTTTGCCCCACCAGGCCACCAGAACCGAGGGCAGGGCCGCCATAAGAAAAAGGTTGGAGGGTCCGGCGCTGAAGCGGCCCTCGTAAAAAAACACGTCCGGCCCCACCAGGGCCGCCATGACCGCCACCGGCACGAAGGAAAGCCAGCGCCGCAAAAGCGGCGGCAGGCTGTCCCCGCGCAGCAGGGTGACCGGCAGCACCTTGGGCAGCAGGGTGACGACCACGCCGCCCAGCAGACAGAGCAGCAAAAGGGTGTTCTGCGACCACCAGGCGTTCATGGCCGCGCCTCCTCGCCCGTATGGGGGGCGGCGGGGGCGGAAGCCGCCGTGCGGCCTTCCCGCCGGCAGAGCAGAAACGTGCCCAAGCTCGCGCCCGCCACTGTGGCCAGGGCGATGTTCCACTGGCTCATGCCCAGGGCGCGCAGGGCGATGGAAAGCCCCAGGGTAAACACGGCCACCAGCACATGCAGGCGGCCCACGCACTGCGGCACCAGCAGGGCCAGAAACATGGCCGTAAGGGCGTAGTCCAGGCCCAGGGGCTTCACGTCGCTGATCAGCTCCCCGCAGAAGGCCCCCAGGGCGCTGCCCGCCACCCAGCCCAGCTGGGCGGTTTGGTTGCAGACAAAAAGGGTCGTCAGGCTGCGCCGCCAGCCGTTCTGGAAGGCCGTGACGTGCACGGCGAAGGTTTCATCCGTAATGCCCAGGCCCAGCAGCAGGCGCGGGAAGCGCGCCAGACCCGCATACCAGGGGGCCAGCGCCGCGGACTGCAGAAGATAGCGCAGGTTGACAATGCCCACGGCGGCGATGATGGAAGCCGCGCCCGCGCCCGCGCCCCACATGCCCGCAAACACAAACTGCCCGGAGCCGGAGAACATGAGCACGGACATGCCCACGGCCAGGGCCGGGGGAATCTGATTTTTGACGGCCAGCACCCCGAAGGCAAAGCCCACGGGCACATAGCCCAGCACAATGGGCAGAGCGCGCCGCAGGCCTTCCGCCACGGGGGAAGGCTGGGGGGAATGTGACATGGGCAACCTCAGGGCGCGGTGGCGCGCAAAAACTGTGACGGCCGCCGCATCCCGCCGGACGCGCCGCAACGCCGTCCGTGGCGGCCCGTCCGCCGCAAAACGCCTTTGCTCTATCCTTTTTAAAAACGCAAGGCAAGAATGCCCGCGGCAGGGGGCGCGCCGCGCCCACAGGGCACAGCGCCCTTGAAACGCCTTTTTTTAAAGGCGGATAAACGCCCCGAACGGCGCGTGCATTTTGGTGGCGGGGCTCTGCCAGCGCGGCGATGAAAACCTTGGCAGCAGGAAGCCGTCCCGGCCGTCGCGTCCGCAAAAAACGTGTTCCTGCCCGCGCCAAGGCTTGCCAGACGCGGCGCAATGGTGTATGCGTTCCCTCTCATCAAGCACACCCTGGCAGCGGCCCGGGGTGCCCGGCGGCGGTTTACCGCCCTTTGTTCGCCCCAGGAGGGGAATGCCGCGTTGCGGAAAAACAGCCTTTGCGGCCGGAGCCACGCGCTCCGCCGTCCGGGCCGTCCGCGGCGCAACGTTCCAGGGGGCCGGGTTGCAGGGCCTGGAGCCGGAGTGGAAGATCACAACCCTTTGGAGGCTTTTTCATGGCGTACGTCAGCATGAAGCAGATGCTGGAAACCGGCGTGCACTTCGGGCACCAGACCCGCCGCTGGAATCCCAAAATGCGTCCTTACATCTTCGGAGCGCGTAACGGCATCCATATCATCGACCTGCAGCAGACCGTCAAGCTGTTCCGCGTGGCTTACGACAAGGTGGTGGATACCGTGGCCCGCGGCGGCAAGGTGCTCTTCATCGGCACCAAGCGCCAGGCCCAGGAGGCCGTGGCCGCCGAAGCCGGCCGCGCCGGGCAGTTTCATGTGACCAACCGCTGGATGGGCGGCACCCTCACCAACTTCGTCACCATCCAGAAGAGCATTGATCGCCTCAAGAAGCTGGAAAGCATGTTTGCCGACGGCACCATCAACCGCTACCAGAAAAAGGAAATCCTCCTCCTGGAGCGCGAGATGCACAAGCTGGAGGAGACCCTGGGCGGCATCAAAAACATGGACCGCCTGCCCCAGCTGGCCTTCATCATCGATCCGCACCGCGAAGACATCGCCGTGAAGGAATGCCGCAAGCTCGGCATCCCCATCGTGGCCGTGACCGACACCAACTGCGATCCGGACGTCATTGACTTCATCATCCCCGGCAACGACGACGCCATCCGCGCCATCAAGCTGTTTGTGACGGCCTTTGCCGAAGCCTGCCTGGAAGGCGACGCCATGGGCAAGGACCACAAGAGCGAAGACGCCGAGGCCGCCTTGCAGAAGGCCGCCGAGGCGGCCCCCGCGCAGGAAGCGGCTCCGGAAGCCGCGCCCGCCCAGTAAGCCCGGCGCATCCTTTTCCCTGTTCCGGGGGCAGCGCAACCTGTTTGCAGAACCGGCCGCGCTGCCCCCGCCCGGTTGCGGGGCGCGGGCTTGCCCGCCGCCCCCTCCGGGCCGCAGCAGCACAACCCCGGCCCCGGGCCGGACGCATGTGGAGTAGATATTATGGCTATCACCGCACAGATGGTAAAAGAACTGCGCGAAATGACCGGCGCGGGCATGATGGACTGCAAAAAAGCCCTGGTGGAAGTGAACGGCGACATGGAAAAGGCCGTGGACTGGCTGCGCCAGAAGGGCATGGCCAAGGCCGCCAAAAAGTCCGGCCGCGCCACCAGCGAGGGCCTGGTCACCCTGGCCGTGAGCGACGACGGCAAACATGTAGCCCTGGCCTCCCTGCTCTGCGAGACGGACTTTGTGGCCCGCGGCGACCAGTTCCAGAACATGGCCGCCCAGGTGGCGCAGGCCGTGCTGGACAACGCCCCGGCCGACGCCGCCGCCCTGGAGGCCTCCATGGGCCCGGCCGTGACCCAGCTCATCGCCGCGGTGGGCGAGAATATGCAGCTGGGCGGCTTTGCCCGCCACAGCAAGGAAAGCGAGAAGGAAGTGGTGGGCCACTACCTGCACGCCAACGGCAAAATCGGCACCCTGGTTTTCCTGACCTGCGGCAAGGCCGAAAGCGTGACCAACCCTGAAGTGCTGGCCCTGGCCAAAAACCTGGCCATGCAGGTGGCCGCCGCCAACCCTGTGGCCCTGGACGCCGCCAGCCTGGACCAGGCCGCCGTGGAACGCGAGCGTGAAGTCTACCGCCAGAAGGCCCTGGACGAAGGCAAGCCCGCCCAGATTGTGGACAAAATCGCCGACGGCGCGGTGAAGAAGTTCCAGAAGGAAGTCTGCCTTATGGAGCAGCCCTACATCCGCGACGACAAAAAGAGCATCAGCGATCTGGTGCGCGAAACGGGCAAGGCCGTGGGCGACGCCATTGCCGTCACCGGCTTCGAGCGCATTCAGCTGGCCGCGGAATAACCCGGCCACCGACGCCGCTTTTTACGGGGAAGGGCCTGCGCCTGCGGGGGGCCCTTCCCCGTCCTGCGTCTGCCGCCCGGCGTCGTCCCTTCCGCGGCCATGCCGCATTCCTGCCGCCGTCGGCTTGCCGCTGCGCCGCGGGGCCGCGCCGGGCCTTTTCAGAACGGCGCGGAGCTGCTACCATCGGGGCTCCCGCCACAGGCGGGCAGGACGCGGCAGCCGACCGGCCGGGGCGGCAGCCCGTGCACGCCGCACCGCCGCGCCGGGGGCTCTCCGCCCTGAAGCGCGTTGCCGGGGCGCGCAGCGCCACAACCAGGCTCCAGGAGAAACCGGGATGAAGATCGTCGTTCTGGGCAATCAGGCCAAGGCCATGCGCAACTTCTGGAGCGTGCTTGTCGCCCATATGCGCCGCGCCGGGCATGAGGTTCTTTGCTGCGCGCCGCCGGGCGACAATGTCGCCAACGCCGCGCTCACGGCCCTGGGCGCGCGGCTGCGCACCTATCCACTGGACCGCAAGGGCCTCAACCCCATCCGCGACGTGCGCACCCTGGGCGCGCTGGTGCGGCTTTTTAAGGAAGAAAAGCCCGACCTGCTCTTCGCCTCCACCATCAAGCCGGTCATTTACGGCTGCATAGCCGCGCGCGCGGCCGGCGTGCCCCACATCTACGCCACCATCACCGGGCTCGGCTACGCCTTTGAGGCCGACAGCCTCTTTAAAAAAGCCGTCAATAAGCTGAGCTGCCTGCTCTACCGCGCGGCCCTTTCCGGCGCGGAAGGCGTTTTTTTTCAGAATCAGGACGACATCCGCGTCTTCCGCAAGGCGGGCATTCTGGGCCCGCGCGCCCGCGTGCTCACCGCGCGCGGCACCGGGGTGGATACGGCCCGCTTTGCCCCGGCCCCTTTCCCCAACCTTGCCGAGGACGGCACGCTGACGGGCCCGCCCGTGTTCCTGCTGGTGGCCCGGCTGCTGGAGGCCAAGGGCCTGCCGGAATACGCGGCCGCCGCGCGTCTGCTTAAGGCCAGGCGCCCTGAGGCCCGCTTTCAGGTGCTGGGCCCGCCGGAACACGGCCTGGGCAGCGTGAGCCTGGACCAGATCAAGGCCTGGGAGGCCCAGGGCAGCATCGAATACCTGGGCGAAACCAGCGACGTGCGCCCCTATGTGGCCGCGGCCCATGTGCTGGTGCTGCCCTCCTGGCGGGAAGGCACGCCCACGGCCATTATGGAAGGCATGAGCATGGGCCGCCCCGCCGTGGTCACCGACGCCCCAGGCTGCCGCGAGGTGGTGCGCCAGGGCGTCAACGGCTGGCTTACGCCCCTGCGCGACCCGCAGGCCCTGGCCAGCGCCATGGAAACCTTCATCACCACGCCCCAGAACATCCTGCGCATGGGGGCCGCCAGCCGCGAGCTGGCCCTGCGCGAACTGGACGCCCACACGGTGGCCGCACGCATCCTTGAAGATATGCGCGTGCCCGCCGCCCATGAGGATAGTCAAGCATGATAAGCACCTATCGTATGGCGCTGTTGCAGGCGCTGGACTTTTTCTGCATTCTGCTCGCCCTGGCCGTTTCCGGCATGCTGAGCATCGCGCCGGACCTGAGCGTGTTCCACGACTACACGGGCGCTTCGCTCTTTACCGTCTTTTTCTACCTGCTCTTTTTCTACATTCTGGACGCCTACAGCGTGGGCAGCGAAGACATCCGCGAAACCGTGGGCCGCGTGCTGGTGGCCTGCCTTCTGGGCATCATCTCCTCCGCCACGGCTTCCTACGCCTTTCAGCACTGGCGCTTTGACCGCGAAACCGTCGTCCTGCTCTTTGCCCTTTCCTTCTGCTTCTGCCTGGGCTGGCGGCTGCTCTATTACCTGAACGCCGACAAAATAACCCACCCCCTGCGCATCCTGCTGGTGGGCGTGGACCGCGCGGGCAAGGTGCGCCAGCTCCTGGCCGAGGGCCTGCCCAAGGCCGAAATTCTGGGCTATGTGGGCGAGCGCGACCAGGGCCCCGACGCCGGCCCCTGCCTGGGCGCGCCCTTCCTGGCCCTGGATATCGCCAAGGAAAAAAAGGCCACCATGATCCTCCTCCTGCCGGACGCCCCCATCGACGACGACATCGCCCACGAGCTGCTGGAAGCCAAGCTGCGCGGCAGCATGGTGGTGGATATCCGCAGCTTCTACGAACATGTGGTCCAGCGCCTGCCCCTCTCGCAGATCACGGACGAATGGCTCATCCAGAACGAGGGCTTCTCCCTCAATACCCGCGGTTCCCTGCGCCGCCTCAAACGCGCCCTGGACATGTTCATCTCCCTGATTCTGCTCATCCCCGCCACGCCCGTCATGCTGCTCACCGCGCTCATCGTCCGCCTGGAGTCCCCCGGCCCGGTCATCTACCGCCAAGAGCGCGTGGGCCTGTTTGAAAAGGAATTCACCGTCTACAAGTTCCGCTCCATGCGCGCCGACGCCGAAAAAGACGGCGCAGTCTGGGCCAGCGCCCACGATAACCGCGTCACCCGCTTCGGCCGCTTCATCCGCAAGGTCCGCATCGACGAGCTGCCCCAGATCTGGAATATCCTCAAGGGCGACATGAGCTTCATCGGCCCCCGCCCCGAACGCATGGCCTTTGTTCAGGAACTGAAAAAAACCATCCCTTACTACAGCGTGCGCCACTCCGTAAAACCCGGCCTTACCGGCTGGGCCCAGGTCTGCTACCCCTACGGCGCTTCCGTGGAAGACGCCCGCCGCAAACTGGAATACGACCTCTATTACATCAAAAATATGTCCATCTTGCTGGATATCCACATCATCCTCAAAACCATCGGCGTGGTCCTCTTCCCCAAAGGCGCGCGCTGAGGGGGGTATTTTTTATTAGGGCATTGCATCTGCTCTAGTTGTGGGGGGAAGGGGAAACTTTTGTGAACAAAAGTTTCCCCTTCCCCCCACGCCCTCCATCCCCTTCAAAAAACTTTTCTCCCCCAAGGGGACGCAACAGGCGCACCTTGAAAGCATCCCCTTGTTGCCCAACGTCGCGTTATTCCTGTGGCGGTGGTGCGGCGCGAGGGCGCAATCGCCGACCCTGCCGGGGATGAGCGGCCGTCCCCCGGCCTCTGGACAGAAAAAATCCGGCATGACATAATGCCGCCTTTCCGGGCGCGGGCGCTCTCGACACTGCGCCCCAGTCTGCTTATGCGGGGAAGCCGATGGACATCCTGGCCGACGTGGTGGGCACCAGCATCAAAATCTATGCGCTCATGACGCCCCCGGCCGTGCTGAGCGCCTTTATCAGCGGCACCCGCACCTTTGACCGTCGGCAAAAAGCGGCCGTAGCGGCCAAAACTTCCACGGCCATTTTCTGCATCGGCGTAACGCTCTTCCTGTTCGGGCCGCACCTTTTCTCCCTGTTCGGCTTTACGCTGGACGCCTTCCGCATCGGCGCGGGCGTGCTGCTCTTTCTTACCGCCGTCTCCCTCATGAACGACGACGGCAAGGAAGTGACCGCCGGCAAAGACGGCGACATCAGCGTGGTGCCCCTGGCCATTCCCCTGGGCATGGGGCCGGCCTCCATCGGCGCGGTCATGGTTATGGGCGCTTCGGCCAAGGGGCTGGAGCAGACCCTGGTGGGGGTGCTTTCCCTGCTGCTGGCCGCCCTGGGCATGTTCGCCCTGCTGCGCATGGCCGATACGGTGGTGCGCGCCCTGCA from Desulfovibrio legallii includes the following:
- the frr gene encoding ribosome recycling factor — its product is MDTDSILLDAEERMEKALTALEREFAKLRTGRATTALVDGIRADYYGTPTPISQMASVAVPDSRTLTIQPWDKGGLAVVEKAILKSDLGLTPVNDGRTIRIVLPPLTEERRKDLVKVARKYTEDAKVAVRNVRRDANDGLKKLEKDKTITEDAQKKATDDVQKLTDKYVAEADKKCAAKEKEIMDI
- the pyrH gene encoding UMP kinase; this translates as MAPLKYKRVLLKLSGEALAGEHKTGIDPETVDAVCRELGTVLEMGVEMALVIGGGNIFRGLSGSAKGMERSSADYMGMLATVLNALAVQDMLEKHGYPTRVLSAITMQEVCEPFIRRRALRHMEKGRVVICAAGTGNPYFTTDTTAALRGMELKCDAIIKATKVDGIYDKDPTQHADAVKYASLSYDETLARHLGVMDATAFALVRDNNVPIIVCRMFGGDIRRVLLGEAVGTIVHN
- a CDS encoding DUF4911 domain-containing protein; the encoded protein is MTCRPLPLAAPEPATGAEAPPKPTPPALQAQRRPRPAAPAAPRRSACLLLRMAPEHAGLFRRLLEAYDNLAYFTALETDTALFKLVFSPHMAAETHAALAAIARSVPFAAQPWPLANGGPAPAAGPEPPAKRL
- a CDS encoding AzlD domain-containing protein translates to MNAWWSQNTLLLLCLLGGVVVTLLPKVLPVTLLRGDSLPPLLRRWLSFVPVAVMAALVGPDVFFYEGRFSAGPSNLFLMAALPSVLVAWWGKNYFLTIAFGLALVIAARWLGFY
- a CDS encoding AzlC family ABC transporter permease — protein: MSHSPQPSPVAEGLRRALPIVLGYVPVGFAFGVLAVKNQIPPALAVGMSVLMFSGSGQFVFAGMWGAGAGAASIIAAVGIVNLRYLLQSAALAPWYAGLARFPRLLLGLGITDETFAVHVTAFQNGWRRSLTTLFVCNQTAQLGWVAGSALGAFCGELISDVKPLGLDYALTAMFLALLVPQCVGRLHVLVAVFTLGLSIALRALGMSQWNIALATVAGASLGTFLLCRREGRTAASAPAAPHTGEEARP
- the rpsB gene encoding 30S ribosomal protein S2, with translation MAYVSMKQMLETGVHFGHQTRRWNPKMRPYIFGARNGIHIIDLQQTVKLFRVAYDKVVDTVARGGKVLFIGTKRQAQEAVAAEAGRAGQFHVTNRWMGGTLTNFVTIQKSIDRLKKLESMFADGTINRYQKKEILLLEREMHKLEETLGGIKNMDRLPQLAFIIDPHREDIAVKECRKLGIPIVAVTDTNCDPDVIDFIIPGNDDAIRAIKLFVTAFAEACLEGDAMGKDHKSEDAEAALQKAAEAAPAQEAAPEAAPAQ
- the tsf gene encoding translation elongation factor Ts; translated protein: MAITAQMVKELREMTGAGMMDCKKALVEVNGDMEKAVDWLRQKGMAKAAKKSGRATSEGLVTLAVSDDGKHVALASLLCETDFVARGDQFQNMAAQVAQAVLDNAPADAAALEASMGPAVTQLIAAVGENMQLGGFARHSKESEKEVVGHYLHANGKIGTLVFLTCGKAESVTNPEVLALAKNLAMQVAAANPVALDAASLDQAAVEREREVYRQKALDEGKPAQIVDKIADGAVKKFQKEVCLMEQPYIRDDKKSISDLVRETGKAVGDAIAVTGFERIQLAAE
- a CDS encoding glycosyltransferase family 4 protein; amino-acid sequence: MKIVVLGNQAKAMRNFWSVLVAHMRRAGHEVLCCAPPGDNVANAALTALGARLRTYPLDRKGLNPIRDVRTLGALVRLFKEEKPDLLFASTIKPVIYGCIAARAAGVPHIYATITGLGYAFEADSLFKKAVNKLSCLLYRAALSGAEGVFFQNQDDIRVFRKAGILGPRARVLTARGTGVDTARFAPAPFPNLAEDGTLTGPPVFLLVARLLEAKGLPEYAAAARLLKARRPEARFQVLGPPEHGLGSVSLDQIKAWEAQGSIEYLGETSDVRPYVAAAHVLVLPSWREGTPTAIMEGMSMGRPAVVTDAPGCREVVRQGVNGWLTPLRDPQALASAMETFITTPQNILRMGAASRELALRELDAHTVAARILEDMRVPAAHEDSQA
- a CDS encoding sugar transferase; translation: MISTYRMALLQALDFFCILLALAVSGMLSIAPDLSVFHDYTGASLFTVFFYLLFFYILDAYSVGSEDIRETVGRVLVACLLGIISSATASYAFQHWRFDRETVVLLFALSFCFCLGWRLLYYLNADKITHPLRILLVGVDRAGKVRQLLAEGLPKAEILGYVGERDQGPDAGPCLGAPFLALDIAKEKKATMILLLPDAPIDDDIAHELLEAKLRGSMVVDIRSFYEHVVQRLPLSQITDEWLIQNEGFSLNTRGSLRRLKRALDMFISLILLIPATPVMLLTALIVRLESPGPVIYRQERVGLFEKEFTVYKFRSMRADAEKDGAVWASAHDNRVTRFGRFIRKVRIDELPQIWNILKGDMSFIGPRPERMAFVQELKKTIPYYSVRHSVKPGLTGWAQVCYPYGASVEDARRKLEYDLYYIKNMSILLDIHIILKTIGVVLFPKGAR
- a CDS encoding MarC family protein, coding for MDILADVVGTSIKIYALMTPPAVLSAFISGTRTFDRRQKAAVAAKTSTAIFCIGVTLFLFGPHLFSLFGFTLDAFRIGAGVLLFLTAVSLMNDDGKEVTAGKDGDISVVPLAIPLGMGPASIGAVMVMGASAKGLEQTLVGVLSLLLAALGMFALLRMADTVVRALHRTGIAVLSKLTGLLLAAIAAQVIFTGIRAFLG